In Cupriavidus taiwanensis, the following proteins share a genomic window:
- a CDS encoding amidase, translating into MPLMLPDLDTLNARLRDGGTSRAQIVEQAAARAATPAAAAVFLHSTFEAAAQVARAADAASRAGKALHPLAGLPVSVKDLYDVAGEVTRAASLVRADAAPAVADAPVVARLRAAGAALVGRTNMTEFAFSGVGINPHYGTPANPAGGEGAARIPGGSSSGAAVSVALGLAVAALGSDTGGSIRIPAALCGITGFKPTARRVPLAGAFPLSYTLDTACAMARTVGDCIAVDSVIADSAVLPRVTDPAATRLAIPRQLLLDDLDPVVARAFDRALGRLSAAGVRLEHVDLPELGELAALNAHGGFSAAEAYAIHRHLLAARRDRYDPRVASRIDRGAGISAADYIDLGRARLDWIARMEARLDGFDAVVCPTVPMVAPEMAPLRTDDAHFFRVNALLLRNTSAFNFFDGCSVSMPCHAPDELPVGLMLSHGPMRDASLLGTALALERIVQPIMQPLARAD; encoded by the coding sequence ATGCCCTTGATGCTTCCCGACCTCGATACCCTCAACGCCCGCCTGCGCGACGGCGGCACCAGCCGCGCACAGATCGTCGAGCAGGCCGCTGCCCGCGCGGCCACGCCGGCGGCCGCGGCCGTGTTCCTGCACAGCACCTTCGAGGCCGCCGCCCAGGTGGCGCGTGCCGCCGATGCCGCCAGCCGCGCCGGCAAGGCGCTGCATCCGCTGGCGGGCCTGCCGGTCTCGGTCAAGGACCTGTATGACGTGGCCGGAGAGGTCACCCGCGCCGCCTCGCTGGTGCGCGCCGATGCCGCGCCGGCTGTCGCCGACGCGCCCGTGGTGGCGCGCCTGCGCGCGGCCGGGGCAGCGCTGGTGGGGCGCACCAACATGACCGAGTTCGCCTTCTCCGGTGTGGGCATCAATCCCCATTACGGCACGCCCGCCAATCCGGCCGGCGGCGAAGGCGCCGCCCGCATCCCGGGCGGGTCGTCGTCCGGCGCCGCAGTATCGGTGGCGCTGGGGCTGGCGGTGGCCGCGCTCGGCAGCGACACCGGCGGCTCGATCCGCATCCCGGCCGCGCTGTGCGGCATCACCGGCTTCAAGCCCACCGCGCGGCGCGTGCCGCTGGCCGGGGCCTTCCCGCTGTCGTACACGCTCGACACCGCCTGCGCCATGGCGCGCACGGTCGGCGACTGCATCGCGGTGGACAGCGTGATTGCCGACAGCGCGGTGCTGCCGCGCGTGACCGATCCCGCCGCGACGCGGCTGGCGATCCCGCGCCAGCTGCTGCTGGACGATCTCGACCCCGTGGTGGCGCGCGCCTTCGACCGCGCCCTGGGCCGGCTGTCGGCCGCCGGCGTGCGGCTGGAGCATGTCGACCTGCCCGAGCTCGGCGAACTGGCCGCGCTGAACGCGCATGGCGGCTTCAGCGCGGCCGAGGCCTATGCCATCCACCGCCACCTGCTGGCGGCCCGCCGCGACCGCTACGACCCGCGCGTGGCGTCGCGCATCGACCGCGGCGCGGGCATCAGCGCCGCCGACTATATCGACCTGGGCCGCGCCCGGCTGGACTGGATTGCCCGCATGGAAGCGCGGCTGGACGGCTTCGACGCGGTGGTCTGCCCCACCGTGCCGATGGTGGCGCCCGAGATGGCGCCGCTGCGCACCGATGACGCGCACTTCTTCCGCGTCAATGCCCTGCTGTTGCGCAATACCTCCGCCTTCAATTTCTTCGACGGCTGTTCGGTATCGATGCCGTGCCATGCGCCGGACGAGCTGCCGGTGGGCCTGATGCTGTCGCACGGGCCGATGCGCGACGCCAGCCTGCTCGGCACGGCCCTTGCCTTGGAACGTATCGTGCAGCCCATCATGCAGCCCTTAGCGCGCGCCGACTGA
- a CDS encoding DUF2188 domain-containing protein, with the protein MQARIIRVTPADVGWALDCESAPQRQRFPTLEDAISAGWARARRENGELHIHCHDGGLRLRAAVTPEESHG; encoded by the coding sequence ATGCAAGCGCGAATTATTCGCGTTACACCGGCCGACGTTGGCTGGGCGCTGGACTGCGAGAGCGCGCCCCAACGGCAACGGTTCCCGACGCTCGAGGACGCGATCTCGGCGGGCTGGGCACGAGCCAGGCGCGAGAACGGCGAACTGCATATCCATTGCCACGACGGTGGCCTGCGCCTGCGCGCCGCCGTCACCCCCGAGGAGTCACACGGCTGA
- a CDS encoding winged helix DNA-binding protein, translating to MSRKPAESAPAAAAAEADARAGRPATALSRAAGANIVSSSHLVSVRSPELSEFEFGLNTAYNAYSRWVVRCMGAAGVRDLTFLDVLVLHHVNHRGRPKRLADICFVLNVEDTHLVTYALKKLQGLGLVSGERVGKEATYSTTEAGAEACSRYREIREQCLTSNFTAGSEENAEIGELARLMRVLTGLYEQAARSATSL from the coding sequence ATGTCACGCAAGCCCGCCGAAAGCGCGCCCGCCGCCGCAGCTGCCGAAGCCGATGCCCGCGCCGGCCGGCCCGCTACCGCACTGTCGCGCGCCGCCGGCGCGAATATCGTGTCGTCGTCGCACCTGGTGTCGGTGCGCAGCCCCGAGCTGTCGGAATTCGAGTTCGGCCTGAACACCGCCTACAACGCCTACAGCCGCTGGGTGGTGCGCTGCATGGGCGCCGCCGGCGTGCGCGACCTGACCTTCCTGGACGTGCTGGTGCTGCACCACGTCAACCACCGCGGCCGGCCCAAGCGGCTGGCCGATATCTGTTTCGTGCTCAACGTGGAAGACACGCACCTGGTGACCTATGCGCTGAAGAAGCTGCAGGGGCTGGGGCTGGTGAGCGGGGAGCGGGTGGGCAAGGAGGCGACGTACTCGACCACCGAGGCCGGCGCGGAGGCGTGCTCGCGCTACCGCGAGATCCGCGAGCAATGCCTGACCAGCAATTTCACCGCGGGCAGCGAAGAGAATGCCGAGATCGGTGAACTGGCCCGGCTGATGCGGGTATTGACCGGCCTGTACGAGCAGGCGGCGCGGTCGGCAACGTCACTCTGA
- the purL gene encoding phosphoribosylformylglycinamidine synthase, producing the protein MAHFSCFPGALALSAFRQQRLLTALRQIDADIESVHGQFLHFVDAQTPLSADDQSRVAALLTYGAPFAEQPEGDRFVVIPRFGTISPWASKATDIAHNCGLTHIHRIERGIEITVLCKKGLLRGRKSLDADTRAAVAAHLFDRMTETVVASRDDAAGLFQELPAKPLRFIDISAGRAALAAANVEMGLALSEDEIDYLVDAYAKLERNPTDVELMMFAQANSEHCRHKIFNATWTIDGVQQDKSLFAMIRNTHQLNPQGSIVAYSDNSAVMEGDVAERWFPRGADHKYGRHEALTHTLMKVETHNHPTAISPFPGASTGAGGEIRDEGATGRGAKPKAGLTGFTVSNLMLPDAVESWENDRDAAQPVAHRNPDDKPGVTGKPDRIASPLQIMIDGPLGGAAFNNEFGRANLGGYFRVYEQNVGGTVRGYHKPIMIAGGIGNIDASHTHKNPLPAGTLLIQLGGPGMRIGMGGGAASSMATGTNTADLDFDSVQRGNPEMERRAQEVINACWQLGDANPILSIHDVGAGGISNAFPELVDGADRGARFDLRQVHLEESGLSPAEIWCNESQERYVLAIAPDSFPQFQAMCERERSPFAVVGIATEEKQLQLVDASVDAALKEHYAVDMPMDVLLGKPPRMHRDVKRVEQPLPAVDVTGISLEQAVRDVLRHPTVASKSFLISIGDRTVGGMNARDQMVGPWQVPVADVAVTTLDYKGNAGEAMTMGERTPLAVIDAPASGRMAIGEALTNLAAAPVKDLGKVKLSANWMAACGVEGEDAKLYDTVHAVGMELCPALGISIPVGKDSLSMRTKWQDQGVDKEVVAPVSLIISAFAAVDDVNRTLTPQLRTDAGDTVLIAVDLGRGKNRMGGSILAQVTQQVGDSAPDVDNAEDLKNFFNVIQRLNREGKLLAYHDRSDGGFMAALAEMAFAGHCGISLNVDMLALDPQQEQDYGDAKNWAQQIAERRNDQTLRALFSEELGAVVQVRMEDRDAVFAVLREAGLSACSHVVGKPNTTDQVEIYRDAKKVFGASRTDLQRNWSEVSWRIARLRDNPACADSEYDRLLDAADPGISPVLTFDPAEDIAAPFIATGARPRVAILREQGVNSQIEMAYSMDHAGFDTHDVHMSDLIAGRANLADFTGFVACGGFSYGDVLGAGEGWAKTILFNAQMAEQFAAFFNRQDTFALGVCNGCQMMSNLAPIIPGAGAWPKFTRNQSEQYEARYVTVEVQSSPSIFFAGMEGSRIPIVVAHGEGFADFSQQGNIDQAHVALRFVDNYGAVTQTYPLNPNGSPDGITSVTTVDGRFTVLMPHPERVFRAATMSWAPDAWKQVADGGSPWMRMFRNARKWVG; encoded by the coding sequence ATGGCGCATTTCTCGTGCTTCCCCGGCGCTTTGGCGCTCTCCGCCTTCCGTCAGCAACGCCTGCTCACCGCTCTCCGGCAAATCGACGCCGATATCGAGTCGGTGCACGGCCAGTTCCTGCATTTCGTCGATGCGCAGACGCCGCTGTCGGCCGACGACCAGTCGCGCGTGGCGGCGCTGCTGACCTATGGCGCACCGTTCGCCGAGCAGCCGGAGGGCGACCGCTTCGTGGTGATCCCGCGCTTCGGCACGATCTCGCCGTGGGCCAGCAAGGCCACCGACATCGCCCACAACTGCGGCCTGACCCATATCCACCGCATCGAGCGCGGCATCGAGATCACCGTGCTTTGCAAGAAGGGCCTGCTGCGCGGGCGCAAGTCGCTGGATGCGGACACCCGCGCCGCCGTCGCCGCGCACCTGTTCGACCGCATGACCGAGACCGTGGTCGCCTCGCGTGACGATGCCGCCGGCCTGTTCCAGGAACTGCCGGCCAAGCCGCTGCGCTTTATCGACATCTCGGCCGGGCGCGCCGCGCTGGCGGCGGCCAACGTCGAGATGGGCCTGGCGCTGTCCGAGGACGAGATCGACTACCTGGTCGACGCCTATGCAAAGCTGGAGCGCAACCCGACCGACGTCGAGCTGATGATGTTCGCGCAGGCCAACAGCGAACACTGCCGCCACAAGATCTTCAACGCCACCTGGACCATCGACGGCGTGCAGCAGGACAAGTCGCTGTTCGCGATGATCCGCAATACGCACCAGCTCAATCCGCAGGGCTCGATCGTGGCCTACTCGGACAACTCGGCGGTGATGGAAGGCGACGTGGCCGAGCGCTGGTTCCCGCGCGGCGCAGACCACAAGTACGGCCGCCACGAGGCGCTGACGCACACGCTGATGAAGGTGGAGACGCACAACCACCCGACCGCGATCTCGCCGTTCCCGGGCGCCTCCACCGGCGCCGGCGGTGAAATCCGCGACGAAGGCGCGACCGGCCGCGGCGCCAAGCCCAAGGCCGGCCTGACCGGCTTCACGGTGTCCAACCTGATGCTGCCCGACGCCGTCGAGTCGTGGGAAAACGACCGCGACGCGGCCCAGCCGGTGGCGCACCGCAATCCCGACGACAAGCCCGGCGTGACCGGCAAGCCTGACCGCATCGCCTCGCCGCTGCAGATCATGATCGACGGCCCGCTCGGCGGCGCCGCGTTCAACAATGAATTCGGCCGCGCCAACCTGGGCGGCTACTTCCGCGTCTACGAGCAGAACGTCGGCGGCACCGTGCGCGGCTACCACAAGCCGATCATGATCGCGGGCGGCATCGGCAATATCGACGCCTCGCACACGCACAAGAACCCGCTGCCGGCCGGCACGCTGCTGATCCAGCTGGGCGGCCCGGGCATGCGCATCGGCATGGGCGGCGGCGCCGCCAGCTCGATGGCGACCGGCACCAACACCGCCGACCTGGACTTCGACTCGGTCCAGCGCGGCAACCCCGAGATGGAGCGCCGCGCGCAGGAAGTGATCAACGCCTGCTGGCAGCTCGGCGACGCCAACCCGATCCTGTCGATCCACGACGTCGGCGCGGGCGGCATCTCCAACGCCTTCCCTGAACTGGTCGACGGCGCCGACCGCGGCGCGCGCTTCGACCTGCGCCAGGTGCACCTGGAAGAGTCGGGCCTGTCGCCGGCGGAAATCTGGTGCAACGAGTCGCAGGAGCGCTATGTGCTGGCGATCGCGCCGGACAGCTTCCCGCAGTTCCAGGCCATGTGCGAGCGCGAGCGTTCGCCGTTCGCCGTGGTCGGCATCGCCACGGAAGAGAAGCAGCTGCAGCTGGTCGACGCCAGCGTCGACGCCGCGCTCAAGGAGCACTACGCCGTCGACATGCCGATGGACGTGCTGCTGGGCAAGCCGCCGCGCATGCACCGCGACGTCAAGCGCGTCGAGCAGCCGCTGCCGGCCGTCGATGTGACCGGCATCAGCCTGGAGCAGGCCGTGCGCGACGTGCTGCGCCATCCGACCGTGGCCAGCAAGTCGTTCCTGATCTCGATCGGCGACCGTACCGTGGGCGGCATGAACGCGCGCGACCAGATGGTCGGCCCGTGGCAGGTGCCGGTGGCCGACGTGGCCGTGACCACGCTGGACTACAAGGGCAACGCCGGCGAGGCGATGACCATGGGCGAGCGCACCCCGCTGGCCGTGATCGATGCACCGGCCTCGGGCCGCATGGCGATCGGCGAGGCGCTGACCAACCTGGCGGCCGCGCCGGTCAAGGACCTGGGCAAGGTCAAGCTGTCGGCCAACTGGATGGCCGCCTGCGGCGTCGAAGGCGAAGATGCGAAGCTGTACGACACCGTGCATGCCGTCGGCATGGAGCTGTGCCCGGCGCTGGGCATCAGCATCCCGGTGGGCAAGGATTCGCTGTCGATGCGCACCAAGTGGCAGGACCAGGGCGTCGACAAGGAAGTGGTGGCGCCGGTATCGCTGATCATCTCGGCCTTTGCCGCGGTCGATGACGTCAACCGCACGCTGACGCCGCAACTGCGCACCGACGCCGGCGACACCGTGCTGATCGCGGTCGACCTGGGCCGCGGCAAGAACCGCATGGGCGGCAGCATCCTGGCGCAGGTGACGCAGCAGGTGGGCGACAGCGCGCCGGACGTCGACAATGCGGAAGACCTGAAGAACTTCTTCAACGTGATCCAGCGCCTGAACCGCGAGGGCAAGCTGCTGGCCTACCACGACCGTTCCGACGGCGGCTTCATGGCGGCGCTGGCCGAAATGGCCTTTGCCGGCCATTGCGGCATCTCGCTGAACGTCGACATGCTGGCGCTCGATCCGCAGCAGGAGCAGGACTACGGCGATGCCAAGAACTGGGCCCAGCAGATCGCCGAGCGCCGCAATGACCAGACCCTGCGCGCGCTGTTCTCGGAAGAACTGGGTGCGGTGGTGCAGGTGCGCATGGAAGACCGCGACGCCGTGTTCGCTGTGCTGCGCGAGGCCGGCCTGTCGGCATGCAGCCATGTGGTCGGCAAGCCCAACACCACCGACCAGGTCGAGATCTACCGTGACGCCAAGAAGGTGTTCGGCGCGTCGCGCACGGACCTGCAGCGCAACTGGAGCGAGGTCAGCTGGCGCATTGCGCGCCTGCGCGACAACCCGGCCTGCGCCGACAGCGAATATGACCGCCTGCTCGACGCCGCCGATCCTGGCATCAGCCCGGTGCTGACCTTCGATCCGGCGGAGGACATCGCCGCGCCGTTCATCGCCACCGGTGCGCGTCCGCGCGTGGCGATCCTGCGCGAGCAGGGCGTCAACTCGCAGATCGAGATGGCGTACAGCATGGACCACGCCGGCTTCGACACGCACGACGTGCACATGAGCGACCTGATCGCCGGGCGCGCCAACCTGGCCGACTTCACCGGCTTTGTCGCCTGCGGCGGCTTCAGCTACGGCGACGTGCTGGGTGCGGGCGAGGGCTGGGCCAAGACCATCCTGTTCAATGCGCAGATGGCCGAGCAGTTCGCCGCCTTCTTCAACCGCCAGGACACCTTCGCGCTGGGCGTGTGCAACGGCTGCCAGATGATGAGCAACCTGGCCCCGATCATCCCGGGCGCGGGCGCCTGGCCCAAGTTCACGCGCAACCAGTCGGAGCAGTACGAGGCGCGCTATGTCACGGTCGAGGTGCAGTCGTCGCCGTCGATCTTCTTCGCCGGCATGGAAGGCAGCCGCATCCCCATCGTGGTCGCGCACGGCGAAGGGTTTGCCGACTTCTCGCAGCAGGGCAATATCGACCAGGCCCATGTGGCGCTGCGCTTCGTCGACAACTACGGCGCGGTCACGCAGACCTATCCGCTGAACCCGAACGGCTCGCCGGACGGCATCACCTCGGTGACCACCGTCGACGGCCGCTTCACCGTGCTGATGCCGCACCCCGAGCGCGTGTTCCGCGCCGCGACCATGAGCTGGGCGCCGGATGCATGGAAGCAGGTCGCCGATGGCGGCAGCCCGTGGATGCGGATGTTCCGCAATGCGAGGAAGTGGGTGGGATAA
- a CDS encoding purine-cytosine permease family protein, translating to MLAPVPPDARRPTWKQVMVWVGFGYVATGLFIGGTLAGPAGGAGVSFPMAMLAIAIGMGILFVLTSLLGVIAQRTGLSLALLCRYAYGAKGMNLPMLAMGLLTLGWFSAITGMVGDIWGAFIGNPSGIVVFDPGRMGYQIAPITLEVFAACLLCGLLFTATSMSGMKGLERLAVPVAPVIMLIAVLVGIGMLDEGGGLGSFVAASSQKHGLPLSSAVTMLVGSWIAGAIMGVDLFRFCRNARAVWLGSAACFLLTNPLLNIVGYIGTVTVGEYNYVSWMLEKSFLLALAGAVTWTLSLWTTNDAELYCNALYTGPVLQSCGFDVSKKQLVLVAGLAGTVLGALGFYQMFFSPFINYLGIMAPPLAGPLLADFYIKHKGRYDVRELDQQPEFNRAGVGSALIGMVLGLALELNQWLVAWPNGLVALLATVLLYLLLHPILSAKPRPLAEKAS from the coding sequence ATGTTGGCCCCGGTCCCGCCCGATGCGCGCAGGCCGACCTGGAAGCAGGTGATGGTGTGGGTCGGGTTCGGCTACGTCGCCACCGGCCTGTTTATCGGCGGTACGCTGGCCGGCCCGGCAGGCGGAGCGGGCGTTTCCTTTCCGATGGCAATGCTGGCCATCGCCATCGGCATGGGCATCCTGTTCGTGCTGACGTCGCTGCTGGGTGTGATCGCGCAACGAACCGGGCTGAGCCTGGCGCTGCTGTGCCGTTATGCCTATGGCGCAAAAGGCATGAATTTGCCGATGCTGGCGATGGGGCTGCTGACGCTGGGCTGGTTCTCGGCGATCACGGGCATGGTGGGGGATATCTGGGGGGCCTTTATCGGCAACCCGAGCGGCATCGTGGTGTTCGACCCGGGCCGGATGGGATACCAGATCGCCCCCATTACGCTGGAGGTCTTTGCGGCATGCCTGCTCTGCGGGCTCTTGTTCACGGCGACTTCCATGTCCGGCATGAAAGGGCTGGAGCGGCTGGCGGTACCGGTGGCGCCCGTCATCATGCTGATCGCGGTGCTGGTCGGCATCGGCATGCTGGACGAGGGCGGCGGGCTCGGCAGTTTTGTCGCGGCCTCGTCGCAGAAGCACGGCCTGCCGCTGTCGTCGGCCGTCACCATGCTGGTGGGGAGCTGGATTGCCGGCGCCATCATGGGCGTCGACCTGTTCCGCTTCTGCCGGAACGCCCGCGCGGTCTGGCTGGGCTCGGCCGCCTGCTTCCTGCTGACCAATCCCTTGCTCAATATCGTCGGCTATATCGGCACCGTCACCGTCGGTGAATACAACTACGTGTCGTGGATGCTGGAAAAGAGCTTCCTGCTGGCACTGGCGGGCGCGGTCACATGGACCTTGTCGCTATGGACCACCAACGACGCCGAGCTCTATTGCAATGCGCTCTACACCGGTCCCGTGCTGCAGTCCTGCGGCTTCGATGTCAGCAAGAAGCAGCTCGTGCTGGTGGCGGGCCTTGCCGGCACCGTGCTCGGTGCGCTCGGCTTCTACCAGATGTTCTTTTCGCCATTCATCAACTACCTCGGCATCATGGCGCCGCCGCTGGCCGGCCCGCTGCTGGCGGATTTCTACATCAAGCACAAAGGCCGCTATGACGTCCGCGAACTGGATCAGCAGCCGGAGTTCAACCGGGCGGGCGTGGGCTCGGCACTGATCGGCATGGTGCTGGGGCTCGCCCTCGAGCTGAACCAGTGGCTGGTGGCCTGGCCCAATGGCCTGGTGGCGCTGCTGGCCACCGTGCTGCTGTACTTGCTGTTGCACCCGATATTGAGCGCGAAGCCGCGCCCGCTGGCGGAGAAGGCATCATGA
- a CDS encoding creatininase family protein, with protein sequence MKKVFLNEFSTAELEAMFAAGNLDSAITVFGSCESHGGHLPLGPDLFVPTEVARQAAQRLARTVVVPGVPFGTSMHYNANPMAISLRFETVTAVAEDMFESLLAYGIRHIFVLNGHDGNIAPLEIAQRKVKQRHPEAVFAFMPAWWYLVGKLLGEDFFAEWDGLGHGGEGETSITMAVRPELCDLGKAVRQMPADSIRLGERVQIIWDIAEVSATGATGDPTRASAEKGSKMLDALVALVVDSIRQLDDEGWRYDRRQ encoded by the coding sequence ATGAAGAAGGTCTTCCTGAATGAATTCTCCACGGCCGAGCTGGAGGCCATGTTCGCCGCCGGCAACCTCGACAGTGCGATCACGGTATTCGGCAGTTGCGAGAGCCATGGCGGCCACCTGCCGCTGGGGCCAGACCTGTTCGTGCCCACCGAAGTGGCCCGGCAGGCTGCGCAACGACTTGCCCGCACCGTGGTGGTCCCGGGCGTGCCGTTTGGCACCTCGATGCACTACAACGCCAATCCGATGGCGATCTCGCTTCGCTTCGAGACGGTGACGGCCGTCGCCGAGGATATGTTCGAGAGCCTGCTTGCCTACGGCATCCGGCACATCTTTGTGCTGAACGGCCATGACGGCAATATCGCGCCGCTGGAAATCGCACAGCGCAAGGTCAAGCAGCGGCATCCGGAAGCCGTGTTCGCCTTTATGCCCGCCTGGTGGTACCTGGTTGGCAAGCTGCTTGGGGAAGACTTCTTCGCCGAGTGGGACGGGCTGGGCCACGGCGGCGAAGGTGAAACCTCGATCACCATGGCGGTGCGCCCGGAATTGTGTGACCTGGGCAAGGCCGTGCGCCAGATGCCCGCTGACAGCATCCGCCTTGGCGAGCGCGTGCAGATCATTTGGGATATCGCTGAGGTTTCCGCGACCGGTGCCACCGGCGATCCTACGCGGGCCAGCGCGGAGAAGGGCAGCAAGATGCTCGATGCCCTGGTGGCGCTGGTCGTCGACAGTATCAGGCAGCTCGACGACGAAGGCTGGCGCTACGATCGCCGACAGTGA
- a CDS encoding peptidylprolyl isomerase: MKTTVLSFSLAAVLAAGSLPAIAQNAAVVNGKAIPSAKLDKLIAGTGQPDSPELRTRARNMLIDRELLVQEANKRGLTQRDDVQEQLEQARLNVLAGAVFEDYVKTHGASDAELRKQYDKIKSQFGNGKEYHARHILVEKEADAKAIIAKIKGGAKFEDQAKAASKDPGSAANGGDLDWANSSSYVPEFSAAMTGLKKGQMTDTPVKTQFGWHIIELVDVRDAKIPSFEEVKPQLTQMLMGDQNWQREQFQAMMKALKDKAKVQ; encoded by the coding sequence ATGAAGACCACCGTCCTCTCGTTCAGCCTGGCGGCTGTGCTTGCTGCCGGCAGCCTGCCGGCCATCGCCCAGAATGCCGCCGTCGTGAATGGCAAGGCCATTCCGTCGGCAAAGCTGGACAAGTTGATCGCCGGCACCGGCCAGCCCGACAGCCCGGAGCTGCGCACGCGCGCCCGCAACATGCTGATCGACCGCGAACTGCTCGTGCAGGAAGCCAACAAGCGCGGCCTGACCCAGCGCGACGACGTGCAGGAGCAACTGGAACAGGCGCGCCTGAACGTGCTGGCCGGTGCGGTGTTCGAAGACTACGTCAAGACCCACGGCGCCAGCGACGCCGAGCTGCGCAAGCAATACGACAAGATCAAGTCGCAGTTCGGCAATGGCAAGGAATACCACGCCCGCCATATCCTGGTGGAAAAGGAAGCCGACGCCAAGGCCATCATCGCCAAGATCAAGGGCGGCGCCAAGTTCGAGGACCAGGCCAAGGCCGCCTCGAAGGACCCGGGCTCGGCCGCCAACGGCGGCGACCTGGACTGGGCCAACAGCAGCAGCTACGTGCCCGAGTTCTCGGCGGCCATGACCGGCCTGAAGAAGGGCCAGATGACCGACACCCCGGTCAAGACCCAGTTCGGCTGGCACATCATCGAGCTGGTCGACGTGCGCGACGCCAAGATCCCGTCGTTCGAAGAAGTGAAGCCGCAGCTGACGCAGATGCTGATGGGCGACCAGAACTGGCAGCGCGAGCAGTTCCAGGCCATGATGAAGGCCCTGAAGGACAAGGCCAAGGTCCAGTAA
- a CDS encoding BolA family protein, whose protein sequence is MAADPATIEAMLRAALAPSHLAVRDDSALHAGHAGAASGGGHYDVTIVSERFAGHNRVARHRMVYDALRGLFPTQIHALAVTAFTDQEYQSRAQSLAHSRDSSSNSQT, encoded by the coding sequence ATGGCAGCCGATCCCGCTACGATCGAGGCAATGCTGCGCGCAGCGCTCGCCCCCAGCCACCTGGCCGTGCGCGACGACAGCGCGCTGCACGCCGGACATGCCGGCGCCGCGTCCGGCGGCGGACATTACGACGTGACAATCGTCAGCGAGCGCTTTGCGGGTCACAACCGGGTTGCCCGACACCGCATGGTGTATGATGCGCTGCGCGGTCTGTTCCCCACGCAGATCCACGCCCTCGCCGTGACTGCGTTCACCGACCAAGAGTACCAATCCCGCGCACAATCCCTCGCACACTCACGCGATTCTTCCAGCAACTCTCAGACCTGA
- a CDS encoding septation protein A: MKFLFDLFPVILFFAAFKLADIYTATAVAIGATVLQIGWVWFRHRKVEPMQWVSLLIIAVFGGATLVLHNETFIKWKPTVLYWLFAAALLGSVLVWRKNLIRAMMEKQVSLPDPVWARLNLAWAGFFAAMGVLNLYVAYQFSTEAWVNFKLFGSMGLMLVFIVAQSVWLSRHMPENTQD; the protein is encoded by the coding sequence ATGAAATTCCTGTTCGACCTGTTTCCGGTCATTCTTTTCTTTGCCGCCTTCAAGCTGGCCGACATCTACACCGCCACCGCCGTGGCCATCGGCGCCACGGTGCTGCAGATCGGCTGGGTCTGGTTCCGCCACCGCAAGGTCGAGCCGATGCAGTGGGTCAGCCTGCTGATCATCGCGGTCTTCGGCGGCGCCACGCTGGTGCTGCACAACGAGACCTTCATCAAGTGGAAGCCGACCGTGCTGTACTGGCTGTTCGCAGCCGCGCTGCTGGGCTCGGTGCTGGTGTGGCGCAAGAACCTGATCCGCGCCATGATGGAAAAGCAGGTGTCCCTGCCGGATCCGGTATGGGCGCGCCTCAATCTCGCGTGGGCCGGCTTCTTCGCCGCCATGGGCGTGCTCAACCTGTACGTGGCCTACCAGTTCTCGACCGAGGCCTGGGTCAACTTCAAGCTGTTCGGCAGCATGGGGCTGATGCTGGTCTTCATCGTCGCGCAAAGCGTCTGGCTGTCGCGCCACATGCCGGAAAACACCCAGGACTGA
- the msrB gene encoding peptide-methionine (R)-S-oxide reductase MsrB codes for MTTTKTDAEWRAQLSEIEYRVTREAATERPFTGRYWDHWDRGIYHCVGCGTPLFESATKFDAGCGWPSYFRPINGEVIAEHVDHSHGMTRVEVRCKECGSHLGHVFEDGPAPTGLRYCINSAALKFDDRDPAQRAADDAHAAEAPKRDPQP; via the coding sequence ATGACCACCACCAAGACCGACGCCGAGTGGCGTGCACAACTCTCCGAGATCGAATACCGCGTGACCCGCGAGGCCGCCACCGAGCGACCCTTCACCGGCCGCTACTGGGACCACTGGGACCGGGGCATCTACCACTGCGTGGGCTGCGGCACGCCGCTGTTCGAATCGGCCACCAAGTTCGATGCCGGCTGCGGCTGGCCCAGCTATTTCCGCCCGATCAACGGCGAGGTCATTGCCGAGCATGTCGACCACAGCCACGGCATGACGCGCGTCGAAGTCCGCTGCAAGGAGTGCGGCAGCCACCTCGGCCACGTGTTCGAGGATGGGCCGGCGCCGACCGGCCTGCGCTATTGCATCAACTCGGCTGCGCTAAAATTCGACGATCGCGACCCGGCGCAGCGTGCGGCGGACGATGCCCACGCTGCCGAAGCGCCCAAACGCGACCCGCAGCCCTGA